In Littorina saxatilis isolate snail1 unplaced genomic scaffold, US_GU_Lsax_2.0 scaffold_1030, whole genome shotgun sequence, the sequence CTTTCCAGACGTCGAGCCAGAGACGCTCGATCCTTTGGTTATGGTCACTGCGGCCTTGCATCGCACTGCCTCTCCCTTCTCCCCTGTGTTCATTCATGAGGGCGACGACATCCAGATTCTCGCCACCATGGTCCATGCGGACTCTTGACGGGAGTCCAAAGCGTTGGGTTCCACCCAAAAACAGATCCCGAACGGTCTCTGACCTGTTGTTTCGGTGGCATGGAGGAAGGTAGTGGCCCGGCTAAAGCCATCGATTGCCCCATGAATCACCATTTTCCACCTGCAATATAACAAACAGAGATCCGTTTCCATATGTGATTTCACCACACAAATTCTGATTAAAGAGTTATTGGGAAATAAGTACAGGTAACATGCTCAGTAAATATTAAAAAGTAATGGTCAAagtgctttttcatgaccgagaatcaagaccattatttttaatatatatcattgagaaaaggtgtgtaacccatttaatccacctttcttcaattttgcaaagaaataaatcaagaaaAGCAATTGCTTTATATGACTTTTCTTCGTCATGTCCATAAGCCTTAAGGgtcttgtaggtcttaaaaggaggattccactaacTGCTGGGACTCTAAAATTTgataaaaataagcaaaattTTGGTAATGTCTGCTGGTTAATAACACATACAATTCAGTgaaatttaataaaaaataactgagaaaaccgcaatgtaaagcttttacaaacttgaccccactgtgaccccaaaatgtgacagggatcaaccaaactagggtcacgTAGGTAGATGATCAAATCCTtcaagtgttcaaagtttcaaagctcaagcttcaaaaacacctgagataacatcaatgttaagatattttgattcgaacatgaccccctgtgaccccaaaacttgacgaaggtcaatcttcttcttcttcagcgttcgacgatggctgtgtctagattctttcaggcctgggaatgagtaaaagtggtttgggcgtactgacgggaaaatgttgcgttttaagcatttttaagggcacacggaggctcttttcttacacaattagaaaaggacttcgtcgtaaatacgacgaaaggcgtatcattcccaggcctgttctttggcccgtgatgttgacgaagtgggctgtgacgaaggtcaatcaaccttatgtcgtcttcttcttcttatgcgttcgtgggctgaaactcccacgtgcactcgtggtttgcacgagtggaattttacgtgtatgaccgtttttaccccaccatttaggcagccatacgccgctttcggaggaagcatgctgggtattttcttgtttctataacccaccgaactctgacatggattacaggatcttttttcgtgcgcacttggtcttgtgcttgtgtgtacacacgggggtgttcggacacgaggagagtctgcacacaaagttgactccgagaaataaatctcccgccgaacgtggggacgaactcacgctgacagcaggcaactggatacaaatctagcgcgctaccgactgagctacatccccgcccacaatcTTATGTCAAGTTGGTACATTATCAAAACCTAGAAGTGTGCGTactattaacccttacaccggtgcaattctgtaacacatgttacatagccactggtgaattaacagagagaaacataacaaaaaacagtcatataggttttcgcatcaatgggaggtaatcggaaccgaccaaacagactgagccaatagcgcgacatatgtcgtgacaaccaggtgacagcatacgtaaagtagcgcgacatatgtcgcgacaaccagcctaagggttaaagctctagctaaaaacacatctgagataacatcaacgttaagtttttattaaacgaacatgaccccgctgtgaccccaaaatttgatgAGGGTCAACGAAACTGCGGTCACTTCGTgaaatcatcaaaccctaaaagtgtgcaaagtttcagaggtctagctgtATAAACTTCTGAGATAACAGCTCAACGTTACATTTTTTGtccttggacagacagacagcctgcccacagcacacataattattttgatCAAGTATTATTCACTCAGCCAGTCtacctgcacaagcatgtgattAATCCATGGTTGAAGAGTTCTGTGAAAATTGCGCAATTCTGCAAACTCTTTATAGCAGTTAATTTAATTTCGAATAAAATAAAGTACATAGTTGTTCTGCTAAGACGATAAGGCAAATATTTTTgcgttcttttcatgtttaagtATCTCGGGAAAAAAGTTCTATTTATGAAGTGAAATATAATTGACCTACAGATTACTGTCTTTTTATTTGTACaaatgcaaaatgggaacaactctattttctacacaaaatatgagagttacttgccttgagacCTTGTGTCTGGTACAACGTAGAttttgatttagaaaacaaccaaacttatGGATCTTATATTGGATTCTGTGTGTTGAAACCTGAAATGAATAGTGTAAATGCAGTTGAGTATGTATGAGCTCTTTCCTCTTTCGAATATTTGAGCATTCAGAACTTTTCAGTCACCAAGCAGTGACCACACAGTGTGGTTTCTCAAcctatgagctatcgaggattcagactGGTTGCTGGGTGGTTATTTGTTAGGACTAGGTAGCTTGGTATTCACCGAAaagtattcccccctctgcttatttctctgttaacttgaaggggtgtttattgttaaaaaaaacaccaagcaaCCAAATTTAAATAACCACCCAGTAGAAATGGTAAGGTATAACCAGAATATGTTTTGTATTCCGTGGGGAAATCATCAATGGACCAGTCTTTCATTACATatccagaaaatgacaaaataaaaagaaaagaaaagaaaatacttgcacacgactcaccttcgttacccacctaccccttagaagacgcccttccttttacgatcccaaacaagacattttcaagaccctgtttcatagctgccaacccctgTGAAGCCCAAAGAGTAGCATTTTGGAACTTTCACCAAATGTCAGAGTTGCAATTGGTGTTTATAAGCGTAGCACTCGCATAATCTTAAATTTGAATCGCAAGCCCGCATTTAAAATGCCATCAAAAACGTTTGTAAGATTCTGAGAGCTCTACGACATTACAACCGTCTAAACATAGttcaatgtcacacgctttccttctttgccactactaaagcaaacgtatgcaagattgtatgttacacgctttaggagcatggcaagaacggattcaaactcaaaatcgtcactccaaaaaacataaaatgcacacacgacttttatttctcctgctgttatcgtttcttctctttacagattcttcaacgctcagaatactgaaaacggcaccccagacgacagtactgtttccatacgcgaatttaacttcccttggaaagtggttcgctcaggaggcctgtttgtctgacactataaggacagagttctgaacatagatgacaaagattccggaatgaacaaacattttgcggatgcagacacagaaagacgtcatgaagaatgagatgcttcaaaagatacagactgtgacgatgactgtgacgtcattcccatataacgagacgtcattcacagttgttcggccacttccgtcaaaaagtagatttagacaatcaacgtaatctcgtgtggaagaaaacgtctgtcacacaaccaagtcggaatagcaggtattaTTACCTATACACGCAAAGTCTGTCGAATTCTTCggcaaaaatcgttgaaaatgATTTGCCCGCATCGGTGTGGAACTTGCACCATAATCTTCACCACCCTTACGTTTCCCCGTTTTTATCCTGTCTCCCTCCAGTTTCCACTTCTAACACCGTCACTGTGCACAGCTTACAACTTAACAAGTGCATTGCATATTCTAATCAAATTCACAATTGGCGCATAGAGTCACCGGAAATGCGAATGCTTGCAATAAAATTCACGATTTGCTAAGCAAGTCACGTGGACAATATCGATCGAGTCATAACGGAGTGGTTCCCAGCCATCGGTACTCGACTAGTTATGCAATGTTCATTGTTGATTGTCAAGCAATAAGTGAACATTTTGCAcgcttgtcatttttttttttttagcgtagCAGCTCAGGGCTTAGAGTAGCAGCGTAGCAATTCCTGCAAAATCGGAGCATGCTGCGCCAAAATCGTAGCAATTGGCAGGTATGCTGTTCTCTAAGATAttctgctcataacctctgtaagtttacccccattataagacctTATTATCTCAGGGttatgtaggtcttaaaagaaagattccaGCGTCATAAAATAAGAGAATTCCTTATCACCCTTATGCCACCTGTATCAATCCACTCAAATTCCATGTTCAAACTGGCACAACCCCCAACATCCTCCCCACCACCGGACACACTCAACATTCaccaaatttttaaaaaggatttttttgtgcccagtgtatgtatttgtagctgtactcacgatatcaaCTTGTGGTATCCGTCTAGATGCCAGAGAGCGTTTGGTCCTGATACTTGGTACAGACGACGTCTCGTGGGCCTCAACGCCAAAGCTCTGACAGCTACTCCACCAGGATCAACCCGCGGATGGCTCCCCGTACTCTGTGCCTTTGTGGAGCGTGTAAGAATACAACTTATTACACTAACGTGACATACcactcatgtcataacaataccaTTCACTACATTGCATGTGTAAAGAGGTCTTGTCTGACAAGGACCTGATTTTTCACTGCCTCCAATACCGAAACAAGCGTCCTTCTTTGAACACTCGGAAGAATTTTAAGAACGTAAACACCACACCAGTGACATTTCCTTGCTTTGACATAAAAGATTACACGAGGCATTCGGAGAGATCCAGGttcaatttttaagcttcttCAATCTGGGCGCTTCGACAAAGGGACATTTACAGCAATGAACATGCAACAGTatgtacagggtccccactggtttttagaaacaaaattccatgactttccatgagcctcaataacattttccatgactagatccacaggtcgccatttccgaacacgcaaactttttacatcttgtcactgccagttttgacactggcttgctttgcactgaatttgagtcagtttctacgcagtgtctctttgacaagcaagtcaagcatttgctacgcagtcagattatcggtaatgtttgctggtcctgtcatttcactaaactggaccagccactgtttgtatccatctgcactttcgtaaattccgtttcataACCGTCACtaacactgtgacttgacgaactgtcatttttttcaccgcgatacacagttcattgcgaagatcttccttggtaattcgttccaattccgcatactttttgttgtcaagaaacaactcgaaagaaagctggcgtgctaaaggttatttttttttctttcttatttatgttaaattccatgacttgaattgaaattccatgacttgaattgaaattccatgactttccaggtctggaaaattaaaaatcaaattccatgactttccatgacctgtacgaaccctgtatgtaggataaacagaatactacatggcttcctgtttgataccagttttacactaGTGTTTTGAAATATTGTTCGCAGTTTAATATTTAAAAGCACAACTTGAGTAAAACTGGTATTTCATAGGAAACcatatagtattctctatgtggaCAACAATGTCACAGGCTTACCCACTAAAGTTCTTTAGGAGCTTCTGACATATTTGCCTTAAAAACAACATGCAAAATAACTTGTGGAATCCAAAAGCACCATGTCGCATTAGTGGCCCAATTAGAGCTGCAGACTATTACGCTTTCGATGTAGCATGCTACTTGTAAAACAGAAAATGCTACTTCGTTATACAGACACTCTACAATGTTCATTTGTTCCTGCTGCTGTTTTCTTGTCTGAACACAGTTATTGCAACATTTGTGTCTTGACATATAAACATGTAGGTGCAGTGGATTATAAGATGATGCAATACTTAAAgataaacaccatttgctacactATAAATTCAAGATTGCTACACATGAAGCTTCATAGGGGCTGACAGCTCTGCATCATACACCAGCACATAAATCTTACTGACTGAGTTGATGTGTATTTACACATTGCACACCTCCCACATTGAAGTAAACAATTGAATATCTTCAGTTAATCGAAGTACACTTAAAGATGAAGTTCTCTCCATAGGAATACTGTGCATCACCCTTGCATGTAAGTGAACTCAAAGTActatgtgaacagaacagaaccaattctggtcTGTTTGCAACCGCATGAACGCAGGAAAGAGATCattgtcagattgaattacaattaacattgacacgcttccatttgaaacttttcagttGTCATTGTGGATTGACGCCCCGGGCCCCAGATCCTGCGTTTAACTTTATCCTCGACGAACAAAACAACAGGCACCAATTGGGTTGCCGCCTCACCTGTGATTGTGTTGACCAGGTTGGCAACCGAGCCAGACAGGGTAGAATTGCTGGTACCGGTTGTCATCGATCCCGATGTTGAGGCGATGGCCTCACGATCACCCGAAACAGCTTCTTGCAGACGTTGGTTGTCTTTCTGGAGCGAGACAATGGCCACTTGGCAGGTCTCTTGCCGCTCCCCCAGCCTGCGTAGTTCTGCCAATACCGCGGCCAAAGCAGTGGCGCTTTCTTCCCCTCCTGCTGTGGCTGACTCAAACCCACCGGGTTGTCGCTGCGAGGCTGTCTGGTTGCTGGCCCTCGGCCGACCTGCAGCGGCTCGGGTCACTTCGGCTACCCGCCTTGACGCTGCCCTCCTGGGAGGCATATTCCTGTGCATAAAAAACAGGATATGTGAACACAGCCTTATTTGTCAGATTACTGAGAATTACACATAAGCCTTGAACTTGTCTGCTGCTCCTTGCAGGAGTTAACAACTCCTTCACTGTTCAGCCTGTAAAAGGTGTTTAATATCCCATACTTCTGAAGTTGTCACCAGATTTTGGGAGTCTGAAATACAAACCAAAGAAATTGATTAAAATCTGGCCCAAAGTACTTCAAACcaattgtgttttctgtgtcaaACTCAAATCCTGGCACCCAGTACCCCCACCAAACGAGTTTGGAATCTCTGAGGCTCAATACATTTATGACAAACAGAACACCAACAGGAAATTACATCATGGTTCTCTGaactgtcacacaccaacatAATACCTGGCTAACAAATCCACATACTAACTAATGTTGGAATCTCTGAGGCCCTATAGCTTAAtttgacaaaaagaacaacagcgaACCATGTTTTCTGATTCTCTGAAAAATCAGCCCCACCATGAAATATTACCTAGCCCACGGTACATGTACTTTAACCAAAATAGTGTTTGTAATCTGTGAGGCACCAGCCAACACAAGTGACAACAGTACCTCCACATGAAATATTACCTAGCCCACAGTACCACAATCAAAATAAATTTGGAAtctcctaggcaaaataacaggTGATTGACAAAACAGTACTTCCACAGGAACCAATATTTCCTGATTCACTGAAATGACAAACACCCGAGGTAATTGACATACAGTACCTCCACAGGAACAAATATTCTGATTCTCTGAATTGACAAACGCTCACATGAAAAGGCATCGTAACACCAACATGTTCATCAGAATCTCACCTGAAAATTATTTCCAAGTACTCTGGAAAAACACTGATCCATACTATCCaccaacacagaaacatactgTTGAAACATGTCACGATATCTTGATTTGACAGAACACTCAACAATCGTGTTGATCGAAGAACCATTCCGGATCCACCTTGAACTGGTTTTTAGACAAGGGACATCATCCACAACGAGCCTGTCATAAACTCGAGTTACTTCCCATCTACCGATCTGGTTGACCCCATTTAGAGCCGTCGATTTATGCCACCCACCCGcatcaaacaagaaagaaaatgtaaacaatttgAAGATTCCCTGTTCCTATACCCGTGCTTTGTAAGCTGATCAGTCAAAACGCACAATGCAACCTGACCCGGCTACAACATTatttaatcacacaaaaaaccGACTGTGTTTATCGCCTGACGAAGGGACTTGTACAACCTGGCCTGTCCTGACGTTGCTTGATCTTCTTGATCTTGATATGTTACGCCAACAGGTCCCAAGCTTGGGAATATACGTTTGCTAGATGCACACCATCACCCAGGAAATGACGCTGCAAATTCAGGTAACGTAAACTGTTTTCCAGCGGAAAACATAAAATCATGGTCCCAAAATACAACTCTAGGGGAGTCCACAGTGCCCTGCCGAAGCAACGCATTGACCTCCATAGCTGCGGCGTTGTATGATGgatcgaaacacacacacagacagacagacagacacacacacacacacacatacaccacgaccctcgtctccaattccccctctacgttaaaatatttagtcaaaacttgactaaatataaaaacggtatTACTTAACTAAAATCAGAATCTGTGACTGTGAAACATTGGTCCATTTCTCAGTTGTTTTTCAACAGtttaaaattcctttttgaagCTTTACTATTCTAATATTCAGCACAGAAGAGTTACCTGAAGTACTGTCCCCTGTCCTTTCAGACGAGCTTGTATCATTAAGGACCCAGTAAGCTTGTTGGAAGCAGTAATTGGTTCCACCAACGCATCCAACTCTTGATCAGATATCCTGGAATACACCATGCGTTGTACAGTTTACAAGTAGCATTCCATTTTCCCTGAAAATTGCCAAACACTTTTATTACttgcgttgtatcgataaacgaagcacaagtaagaaacaataataaaaagcaaagaaaatagcaacacgatatgcaaacatctaacaaagccgagcaagcagaatgacaggtttaatgaaaaacaaagaggtaccgattcggaaacaagatcgcgattctttccttcgctgcacgacgcaaatcttctgtgacctttgaccaaacgtagcttccacattcgatcaccgtgctcagcttaatatttacaacagaaagccgagggggtggaataccgagatgaacctacagaaatgtgcatcctcaaacctgacatattcatcccaacatttaatgaactccaaaacacagaaagttgcttttagttttacacgccatctttgattgccactgccagtggttatcaaaccgggaccggtacccgtgtttcaaagatcACGCATTGTTTCTTCCATTAAGTCacaaatgaacaagcaaacaaaacgttGCTTACCTTCTTAAAACTTCTTCTGGCTCATTACCAGACTGCAACAAATTGACGTCGCAATGGCGGGTCTGATCCAGTGGCGTCACCGGAAGTAGTATCTCCACGAGATTGTCGCTTTGCATGTCGtacattttccgattcaagttctAATTTATTTCAGCCGCATTTATTAAATGCAgctgcatttaaaaataaatacagctgtatttaaaaataattacacctgtatctaaaaataattacaggtgtatttatttttaaatacagctgtatttactattaaatacaggtgtaattatttttaaatacagctgtatttatttttaaatgcagctgtatttaaaaataattacacctgtatttaataataaatacagctgtatatatttttaaatacaggtgta encodes:
- the LOC138956518 gene encoding uncharacterized protein isoform X3 encodes the protein MVLRSTRLLSVLSNQDIVTCFNSMFLCWWIVWISVFPEYLEIIFRNMPPRRAASRRVAEVTRAAAGRPRASNQTASQRQPGGFESATAGGEESATALAAVLAELRRLGERQETCQVAIVSLQKDNQRLQEAVSGDREAIASTSGSMTTGTSNSTLSGSVANLVNTITGTEYGEPSAG
- the LOC138956518 gene encoding uncharacterized protein isoform X2, with product MYDMQSDNLVEILLPVTPLDQTRHCDVNLLQSGNEPEEVLRRNMPPRRAASRRVAEVTRAAAGRPRASNQTASQRQPGGFESATAGGEESATALAAVLAELRRLGERQETCQVAIVSLQKDNQRLQEAVSGDREAIASTSGSMTTGTSNSTLSGSVANLVNTITGEAATQLVPVVLFVEDKVKRRIWGPGRQSTMTTEKFQMEACQC
- the LOC138956518 gene encoding uncharacterized protein isoform X1, whose amino-acid sequence is MVLRSTRLLSVLSNQDIVTCFNSMFLCWWIVWISVFPEYLEIIFRNMPPRRAASRRVAEVTRAAAGRPRASNQTASQRQPGGFESATAGGEESATALAAVLAELRRLGERQETCQVAIVSLQKDNQRLQEAVSGDREAIASTSGSMTTGTSNSTLSGSVANLVNTITGEAATQLVPVVLFVEDKVKRRIWGPGRQSTMTTEKFQMEACQC